From Candidatus Methylomirabilota bacterium, a single genomic window includes:
- a CDS encoding redoxin domain-containing protein → MAPTLLRPGDPAPAFRLPAVNREGQVSLDDYRGRSPVLVGLFRGLHUPFCRRQLVQLGTTQEKLRAIGVETLAVVNTPAERARLYFKYRPARVLLAADPEAATHQAYRVPAIAVVDDERAASWPQSATLGQFLATPINPTGELPAAQNCFEAMETMNKKEGFEPNEVDQHIAAAHGTQLTGHFLIDREGIVRWRQVEAAERIDDLSKFPSDEEILTAARGL, encoded by the coding sequence ATGGCACCCACCCTGCTGCGTCCCGGTGATCCCGCACCCGCGTTCAGGCTCCCCGCGGTGAACCGCGAGGGCCAGGTCTCGCTCGACGACTATCGCGGGCGCAGCCCGGTGCTGGTGGGTCTGTTCCGCGGCCTGCACTGACCGTTCTGCCGGCGCCAGCTCGTGCAGCTGGGCACCACGCAGGAGAAGCTCCGAGCGATCGGCGTGGAGACGCTGGCGGTGGTCAACACACCGGCGGAGCGAGCGCGCCTCTACTTCAAGTACCGTCCGGCGCGCGTGCTCCTCGCCGCCGACCCCGAGGCGGCGACCCACCAGGCGTACCGGGTGCCCGCGATCGCGGTCGTCGATGACGAGCGGGCCGCGTCGTGGCCCCAGAGCGCCACGCTGGGTCAGTTCCTGGCGACGCCGATCAATCCCACCGGCGAGCTGCCCGCGGCGCAGAACTGCTTCGAGGCGATGGAGACCATGAACAAGAAGGAGGGGTTCGAGCCGAACGAGGTCGACCAGCACATCGCGGCGGCCCACGGCACCCAGCTCACCGGGCACTTCCTCATCGATCGGGAAGGCATCGTGCGCTGGCGCCAGGTCGAGGCGGCCGAGCGGATCGACGACCTCTCGAAGTTCCCGAGCGATGAGGAGATCCTGACCGCGGCCCGCGGCCTCTAG
- a CDS encoding fumarylacetoacetate hydrolase family protein → MKLLYFDDYRLGVLRGDAVVDVSDTVKDVPHTGPGDLISGLIARFADYRRKIEEAAARGKPQPLASVRIRPPLPKPTNIVCMAVNYMEDGTRTEPAPINAFMKSPGAIIGPDETMVLPDVPATIFEGEAEMALVIGKRATAVPAARALEYVFGYCNFIDGSARGLLPPGNTFYQMKSRDTFAPIGPYLVTADEIADPHKLAIRLSVNGTVKQSFNTSDMAHKIPRCIEWVTSIHTLEPGDILATGTNHRGLSAFMDGDRIELETEGLGTLHFTIRDDLKRTWSRETRLDRQEKGQEGTTPQLTGKHKK, encoded by the coding sequence GTGAAGCTCCTCTACTTCGACGACTACCGGCTGGGCGTGCTCCGCGGCGACGCGGTGGTGGACGTCTCGGACACCGTGAAGGACGTCCCCCACACCGGCCCCGGCGACCTGATCAGCGGGCTCATCGCCCGCTTCGCCGACTACCGCCGGAAGATCGAGGAGGCAGCCGCGCGCGGCAAGCCGCAGCCGCTCGCCTCGGTCCGCATCCGCCCGCCCCTGCCGAAGCCGACCAACATCGTGTGCATGGCGGTGAACTACATGGAGGACGGCACCCGCACCGAGCCGGCGCCGATCAACGCGTTCATGAAGTCGCCCGGCGCGATCATCGGCCCCGACGAGACCATGGTGCTGCCCGATGTGCCCGCCACCATCTTCGAGGGCGAGGCCGAGATGGCGCTGGTGATCGGCAAGCGCGCCACCGCGGTGCCCGCGGCCCGCGCCCTGGAGTACGTGTTCGGCTACTGCAACTTCATCGACGGCTCCGCGCGCGGCCTGCTGCCGCCCGGCAACACGTTCTACCAGATGAAGTCCCGCGACACCTTCGCCCCCATCGGCCCCTACCTGGTGACCGCCGACGAGATCGCCGACCCCCACAAGCTGGCGATCCGCCTCTCGGTCAACGGCACCGTGAAGCAGTCGTTCAACACCAGCGACATGGCCCACAAGATCCCGCGCTGCATCGAGTGGGTGACCAGCATCCACACGCTCGAGCCCGGCGACATCCTCGCCACCGGGACCAACCACCGGGGGCTCTCCGCCTTCATGGACGGCGACCGCATCGAGCTGGAGACGGAGGGCCTGGGCACGCTGCACTTCACGATCCGTGACGATCTGAAGCGCACCTGGTCGCGCGAGACGCGGCTCGACCGTCAGGAGAAGGGGCAGGAGGGCACCACGCCCCAGCTCACCGGCAAGCACAAGAAATGA
- a CDS encoding DJ-1/PfpI family protein, with amino-acid sequence MDIAIPLFEGITALDAIGPYEVLSRLPGARVRFIAMTPGPCRTDNRQLTLVADEPLSAVPHPEVIVVPGGFGTRPLMSPNPLLEWIRSAHVTSQWTTSVCTGSLLLAAAGILEGLDATTHWMSLDRLAEYGARPTLKRVVEQGKVITAAGVSSGIDMALTLAARIAGEEVAQAIQLGIEYDPQPPFHAGSPESAPPHIVASLRERMRARMEREAAALRSSA; translated from the coding sequence ATGGACATCGCGATCCCGCTGTTCGAGGGCATCACCGCGCTCGACGCGATCGGCCCTTACGAGGTGCTCTCCCGGCTGCCCGGCGCGCGCGTGCGCTTCATCGCGATGACGCCGGGCCCGTGCCGCACCGACAACCGCCAGCTCACCCTCGTGGCCGACGAGCCGCTCTCCGCGGTGCCGCACCCGGAGGTGATCGTGGTGCCGGGCGGCTTCGGCACGCGGCCGCTCATGAGCCCGAACCCGCTGCTGGAGTGGATCCGGAGCGCGCACGTGACCAGCCAGTGGACCACCTCGGTGTGCACCGGCTCCCTGCTGCTGGCCGCGGCCGGGATCCTGGAGGGGCTCGATGCCACCACCCACTGGATGTCGCTCGACCGGCTCGCGGAGTACGGGGCGCGGCCGACGCTCAAGCGGGTGGTGGAGCAGGGCAAGGTCATCACCGCGGCCGGCGTCTCCTCGGGGATCGACATGGCCCTGACCCTGGCCGCGCGCATCGCGGGCGAGGAGGTGGCGCAGGCCATCCAGCTCGGCATCGAGTACGATCCGCAGCCGCCCTTCCACGCCGGCTCGCCCGAGTCGGCGCCCCCGCACATCGTGGCCTCGCTGCGCGAGCGCATGCGGGCCCGCATGGAGCGCGAGGCGGCCGCCTTGCGCTCGTCGGCCTGA
- a CDS encoding aldo/keto reductase, whose translation MERRQLGRTDMEASVLGFGGSEIGYEGASLRTVDRLLGAAIDAGLNVIDTAECYEDSEALIGAALGARRNDVHLLTKCGHPRGYGRGDWRAASLLSSIERSLKRLRTDRLDLIQLHSCELAELRKGEAITALERARARGLTRYIGYSGDGEAARFAVGCGRFDTLQTSVSIADQEAIELTVPAAMKQQMGVIAKRPIANAAWRYARRPAEPYYQPYWTRLRALDYAFLRDAERAVSVALRFTLADPGVHTAIVGTKRPGRWAENARLLEAGPLPAAEYERIRARWKEVAEPGWTGQV comes from the coding sequence ATGGAGCGACGACAGCTGGGGCGGACCGACATGGAGGCGAGCGTGCTCGGCTTCGGCGGCTCCGAGATCGGCTACGAGGGCGCGAGCCTGCGCACCGTCGATCGCCTGCTGGGCGCCGCGATCGACGCCGGGCTCAACGTCATCGACACCGCCGAGTGCTACGAGGACAGCGAGGCCCTGATCGGCGCCGCGCTCGGGGCGCGCCGGAACGACGTGCATCTCCTGACCAAGTGCGGCCACCCGCGCGGCTACGGGCGCGGCGACTGGCGCGCGGCCTCGCTGCTGTCGAGCATCGAGCGGAGCCTGAAGCGCCTGCGCACCGACCGGCTGGACCTGATCCAGCTGCACAGCTGCGAGCTGGCCGAACTGCGGAAGGGGGAGGCGATCACCGCCCTCGAGCGGGCGCGGGCACGGGGGTTGACCCGGTACATCGGCTACAGCGGCGACGGGGAGGCCGCGCGCTTCGCGGTCGGGTGCGGGCGCTTCGACACGCTGCAGACCTCGGTGAGCATCGCCGACCAGGAGGCGATCGAGCTCACCGTGCCCGCGGCGATGAAGCAGCAGATGGGCGTCATCGCCAAGCGGCCGATCGCCAACGCGGCGTGGCGCTACGCGCGCCGGCCCGCGGAGCCGTACTACCAGCCCTACTGGACCCGGCTCCGCGCCCTCGACTATGCGTTTCTCCGCGACGCGGAGCGGGCGGTGTCGGTCGCGCTGCGGTTCACGCTGGCCGACCCGGGCGTGCACACCGCCATCGTCGGCACGAAACGGCCCGGGCGGTGGGCGGAGAACGCGCGGCTGCTGGAGGCCGGGCCGCTGCCGGCCGCGGAGTACGAGCGGATCCGCGCGCGCTGGAAGGAAGTCGCCGAGCCGGGATGGACCGGGCAGGTGTGA
- a CDS encoding cytochrome c family protein, with protein sequence MWLLAAGAVTAAWLPRTGADPARRGERVFQRCFACHSVVAGEDGLPGPNLRGVIGRRAGTLPGFRFSPAMIEQGARGLVWTRATLDAYLADPAGFLPGTEMAMPGLSVADDRRDVIDYLQRSSQQSSPTPRRTP encoded by the coding sequence ATGTGGCTCCTCGCCGCCGGGGCGGTGACGGCCGCGTGGCTGCCTCGGACGGGCGCGGATCCCGCCCGTCGTGGGGAACGCGTGTTCCAGCGCTGCTTCGCGTGCCACTCCGTGGTGGCCGGTGAGGACGGGCTGCCGGGGCCGAACCTGCGCGGGGTGATCGGCCGGCGCGCCGGCACGCTACCCGGCTTTCGCTTCTCCCCGGCGATGATCGAGCAGGGGGCGCGCGGGCTCGTGTGGACGCGCGCCACGCTCGACGCCTACCTGGCCGACCCGGCCGGCTTCCTTCCCGGCACCGAGATGGCGATGCCCGGGCTCTCCGTGGCCGACGACCGCCGAGACGTGATCGACTACCTGCAGCGATCGTCGCAGCAATCGAGTCCAACTCCCAGGAGGACACCGTGA
- a CDS encoding mandelate racemase/muconate lactonizing enzyme family protein encodes MKISHVTTRVLSTPADNPLVVGLPAPTDTREFVLLELGTDQGLVGIGLTFFGGALTPALRAAVDGLARLAIGEDPSQTEAIVAKCRRAAGSAGPGGIFALALAALDMACWDLMGKAAGRSVCALLGGLRDRAPTYASGALMRAHPVDYLAKAGPRLRDMGFRQMKMQCGSEPTLAASIERVRVMRESIGPDVDLMCDINQLWSVHHAIEVGRRIEPYQLYWLEDPTAHDDFAGLARIADALATPIAAGEYHYGIVPFRHLLEARSIDIVMIDLLRVGGITQWMKVAGMAEAFNLPVVSHLIPEIQVHLIAAIPNGLTVEYMPWTLRLYEETPTIENGQLVVPDKPGLGLAFDQAAITRYQVA; translated from the coding sequence ATGAAGATCAGCCACGTCACCACCCGCGTGCTGTCCACGCCGGCGGACAATCCATTGGTGGTCGGTCTGCCCGCCCCGACCGACACGCGCGAGTTCGTGCTGCTCGAGCTGGGCACCGATCAAGGGCTGGTGGGCATCGGCCTCACCTTCTTCGGCGGCGCCCTGACCCCCGCGCTGCGCGCGGCGGTGGACGGCCTGGCCCGCCTCGCCATCGGCGAGGACCCGAGCCAGACCGAGGCCATCGTGGCGAAGTGCCGGCGCGCCGCGGGCAGCGCCGGCCCCGGTGGGATCTTCGCCCTCGCGCTCGCCGCGCTCGACATGGCGTGCTGGGACCTGATGGGCAAGGCGGCGGGCCGCTCGGTGTGCGCGCTGCTCGGCGGCCTCCGCGATCGCGCGCCGACCTATGCCAGCGGCGCGCTGATGCGCGCGCACCCGGTGGACTACCTGGCGAAGGCGGGTCCGCGACTGCGCGACATGGGCTTCCGCCAGATGAAGATGCAGTGCGGGAGCGAGCCCACGCTGGCCGCCTCGATCGAGCGCGTGCGGGTGATGCGCGAGTCCATCGGGCCCGACGTGGACCTGATGTGCGACATCAACCAGCTGTGGAGCGTCCACCACGCCATCGAGGTGGGGCGGCGCATCGAGCCGTACCAGCTCTACTGGCTGGAAGATCCCACCGCGCACGACGACTTCGCGGGACTGGCCCGCATCGCGGACGCGCTGGCCACGCCGATCGCGGCCGGCGAGTACCACTATGGCATCGTGCCCTTCCGTCACCTGCTGGAGGCGCGCTCGATCGACATCGTGATGATCGACCTCCTCCGGGTGGGCGGCATCACGCAGTGGATGAAGGTGGCCGGCATGGCCGAGGCCTTCAACCTGCCCGTGGTCAGCCACCTGATCCCGGAGATCCAGGTGCACCTGATCGCGGCGATCCCGAACGGCCTCACCGTGGAATACATGCCGTGGACGCTGCGCCTCTACGAGGAGACCCCGACGATCGAGAACGGCCAGCTCGTGGTGCCGGACAAGCCCGGGCTCGGGCTCGCCTTCGACCAGGCCGCGATCACGCGCTACCAGGTCGCCTGA